The proteins below are encoded in one region of Haladaptatus sp. R4:
- a CDS encoding PQQ-binding-like beta-propeller repeat protein encodes MSKDTRRTFLKTVGLGVGTVGIVGAATETNIGVLADDGTPSTPPVSEENWSTFQYDAANTGHSPGSAPSEYPFVEWSKQIGDGGYIISPPTIVDGTGYTVDTNGTLTAFDLETRETDWQVSLQNGTPQKDGQQTHNLSPTVAGDVVLASVHGVLHARNISDGSVKWTKSFDNADTENNWILSPTTVTDGTVYVSADEDGLYALDLTDGSERWSVDASGEMYAPAVVDGVAYFVADDGIHALDADDGTEQWHVEENRNPHAALTVADGRVYADNREYVMAYDADDGTERWSYDGSDYFGGSSAYADGTLFCITESGNPFALDGATGTRLWHSSEVGGSSSSLSVADGVVYVVNDGVFATNDEIGAFGLDAKTGDVLWRYQPRDVSHYAYQPASPTIADGTLYVGDDMGYAYALAPTAPDGTNWRFEIASETTEEFIRNSHLSPAVGEETVYSRTGWDVVAIDDESGTERWRFEEEIELYLAPVSANGTVFVVGEGDNTGEDLLYALDEQAGTVQWRHSFDSRVHQITASEDGTVYAYSDEQLFALDADTGKQEWVLTGDDCSPIHSPRTDFVVTDDDILYGAYSHLYAIDRTDGTIRWSEYHRLMYTGLAVEDGTAYVGVNGTSDDEPNNVLAFDVADGSELWSTQVTDMPIDGIAVDGDSLYATLGFGKTPLLVQLSADDGTERWRFEGNAKGDGVVTAPVTVDDTVYFAANRRVYAFDSDGNRTERWETTGTIAEPPVVADDAVYVPSVEQVGSGLLCFVYSFDRNE; translated from the coding sequence ATGTCCAAGGATACACGACGGACGTTTCTCAAGACGGTCGGTCTCGGCGTCGGGACCGTAGGTATCGTCGGTGCGGCCACCGAAACGAATATCGGCGTTCTCGCTGACGACGGTACCCCCTCCACACCCCCCGTATCCGAGGAGAATTGGTCCACGTTCCAGTACGATGCCGCGAACACCGGTCACTCACCGGGTAGTGCGCCGTCGGAGTATCCCTTCGTCGAATGGAGCAAGCAAATCGGCGACGGTGGATACATCATCTCCCCGCCGACCATCGTCGACGGCACGGGATACACCGTCGACACCAACGGGACGCTGACCGCGTTCGATTTGGAGACGAGGGAAACCGACTGGCAGGTATCGCTACAGAACGGTACGCCGCAGAAAGACGGACAGCAGACGCACAATCTCAGTCCCACCGTCGCCGGTGACGTGGTACTCGCGTCCGTCCACGGCGTCCTCCACGCTCGCAATATCTCCGACGGAAGCGTAAAATGGACGAAGTCCTTCGACAACGCGGACACGGAAAACAACTGGATCCTCTCCCCGACGACGGTCACCGACGGAACGGTGTACGTCTCCGCGGACGAGGACGGACTGTACGCCCTCGATTTGACGGACGGATCCGAGCGATGGTCCGTCGACGCCTCGGGGGAGATGTACGCTCCCGCCGTCGTCGATGGAGTGGCCTACTTCGTCGCGGACGACGGAATCCACGCACTCGATGCCGACGACGGTACCGAACAGTGGCACGTCGAAGAAAATCGCAACCCGCACGCAGCACTGACCGTCGCCGACGGCCGTGTCTACGCGGACAATCGAGAGTACGTCATGGCGTACGACGCGGACGACGGAACGGAACGCTGGTCGTACGATGGCTCCGACTATTTCGGCGGTTCGTCCGCGTACGCGGACGGAACGCTGTTTTGCATCACGGAGTCGGGTAATCCGTTCGCTCTCGACGGTGCGACCGGAACGAGGTTGTGGCACTCGTCGGAAGTCGGTGGTTCGTCGTCGTCGCTCAGCGTCGCCGATGGCGTCGTGTACGTCGTTAACGACGGCGTGTTCGCCACGAACGACGAAATCGGTGCGTTCGGACTCGACGCGAAAACCGGCGACGTGCTGTGGCGATACCAACCGCGTGACGTGAGTCACTACGCCTACCAACCCGCGTCGCCGACCATCGCGGACGGGACGCTCTACGTCGGCGACGACATGGGCTACGCCTACGCACTCGCGCCGACGGCACCGGACGGCACGAACTGGCGGTTCGAAATCGCGTCCGAGACGACAGAGGAATTCATCCGGAATTCGCACCTTTCACCCGCCGTCGGCGAGGAGACGGTGTACAGCAGAACCGGCTGGGACGTGGTCGCCATCGACGATGAGAGCGGAACGGAACGATGGCGGTTCGAGGAGGAAATCGAACTCTATCTCGCTCCCGTCTCCGCCAACGGAACCGTTTTCGTCGTCGGCGAGGGCGACAACACCGGCGAGGACTTGCTGTACGCGCTGGACGAACAGGCCGGAACGGTGCAATGGAGACACTCGTTCGACAGTCGAGTTCATCAGATAACCGCCTCCGAGGACGGAACGGTGTACGCGTACTCCGACGAACAACTCTTCGCGCTGGACGCCGACACCGGAAAACAGGAGTGGGTCCTCACCGGCGATGATTGCTCGCCCATCCACTCCCCCCGAACCGACTTCGTCGTAACCGACGACGACATCCTCTATGGGGCGTACAGCCACCTCTACGCGATCGACCGAACCGACGGGACGATTCGATGGTCGGAGTACCACCGTCTCATGTACACCGGTCTCGCCGTCGAGGACGGAACCGCCTACGTCGGCGTCAACGGCACGAGCGACGACGAACCGAACAACGTGTTGGCGTTCGACGTGGCCGACGGAAGCGAATTGTGGAGTACCCAAGTGACAGACATGCCTATCGACGGAATCGCCGTCGACGGCGATTCCCTGTACGCGACGCTCGGGTTCGGGAAAACACCGCTACTCGTCCAACTGTCGGCCGACGACGGAACCGAACGATGGCGGTTCGAGGGCAACGCGAAAGGAGATGGCGTCGTCACCGCACCCGTCACCGTGGACGATACCGTCTACTTCGCGGCGAACAGGCGGGTGTATGCGTTCGACAGTGACGGGAACCGAACCGAACGCTGGGAGACGACCGGGACGATAGCCGAACCACCCGTCGTCGCGGACGACGCGGTGTACGTCCCGAGCGTGGAACAGGTCGGTAGTGGACTCCTCTGCTTCGTCTACTCCTTCGACCGCAACGAATAG
- a CDS encoding SPW repeat protein, whose product MSSTNESTPSKWVSGANVLLGLWLFFVPTFVWSASGTSFWNDIIIGAAITIIGAYGVYSATNGGSPANWSNGLNTLLGLWMIASAFIWAVTNLLFWNDIVVGVVVAVLAGFATFTGSGTRTETSQEANAGSE is encoded by the coding sequence ATGAGTTCGACCAACGAATCTACACCGTCGAAATGGGTGTCCGGTGCGAACGTTCTGCTCGGGTTGTGGCTGTTCTTCGTCCCGACGTTCGTTTGGTCGGCCAGTGGCACGAGCTTCTGGAACGACATCATCATCGGTGCGGCCATCACCATCATCGGCGCGTACGGCGTGTATAGCGCGACGAACGGCGGTTCACCGGCGAACTGGAGCAACGGACTCAACACGCTACTCGGCTTGTGGATGATCGCGTCCGCGTTCATCTGGGCTGTGACGAACCTGTTGTTCTGGAACGACATCGTCGTCGGCGTCGTCGTCGCGGTCCTCGCCGGGTTCGCGACGTTCACCGGTTCCGGTACCCGGACGGAGACCAGTCAGGAAGCGAACGCGGGCAGTGAGTAA
- a CDS encoding VanZ family protein: MTRPRIESARLRWLLVIFVAAVICYFSVFASPDVGVEKLGPLGVVGRDKWFHASGYAVLAATIAAALSASRPDYRRVVVFAVGVVAAVVFGIAMEIAQIPVPRDPSVWDALADTVGAIVGALALACSRRVARRDEADLRS; the protein is encoded by the coding sequence ATGACCCGGCCCCGAATCGAATCCGCCCGCCTCCGATGGCTCCTCGTGATCTTCGTCGCGGCCGTCATCTGTTATTTCTCGGTGTTCGCGTCGCCGGACGTCGGCGTGGAGAAACTCGGTCCGCTCGGGGTCGTCGGCCGGGACAAGTGGTTTCACGCGAGCGGCTACGCCGTGCTCGCCGCCACCATCGCCGCCGCGCTCTCGGCGTCTCGCCCCGACTATCGACGGGTCGTGGTCTTCGCGGTCGGGGTCGTGGCGGCCGTCGTCTTCGGCATCGCCATGGAGATTGCACAGATACCGGTCCCTCGGGACCCGTCGGTGTGGGACGCGCTCGCCGATACGGTCGGAGCAATCGTCGGCGCGCTGGCCCTCGCCTGCTCGCGGCGCGTCGCCCGACGAGACGAAGCCGATTTACGCTCGTAA
- the arcS gene encoding archaeosine synthase subunit alpha — protein MTDYFEVHGRDGAARIGELRLSESVTTPGLADDVVSDGGSLWFKERDVPEGDESKLTVLPHRAFPSGTDDEVMESFAVDYPDVEFPSAAVVSPETAEDFGADAYIVSGARGFVGHGAGFKDAVIETRDAIPGDSALMLSGVATPENVATLVYAGVDLVDSDLAVVKGTQGKYLTTEGQHYLDDLHELPCSCPACQRPLDEFTREHCVEHNVNALRAELAIVRERIRAGRLRDYIEGQARHEQWLTAAFREFDQEWSYVEERTSVIRNSELAAATEDSLRRVEIQRFADRVTTRYRNRFDRPLVLLPCSAKKPYSESQSHGQYHDAIQFRAHKVSMTSPIGVVPQELELTYPAQHYDSVVTGRWSEDEKEFVAEVLRRYLERNEYPRVIAHVPGEGYRDVCERVEDALDMEFEYTVEDHPTTTESLANLASTLTGESKYGKRDRQHNTVRAMADYQFGDGAGDELFSELNIQSRYPKLRVHDDDGEQLAAMVPQYGILSFTLNGARHWVESGAPVKRVEIDAFAPHGSVLAPGVVDADDDIRPGDEVVIEGPKAFAIGRAEMSGPEMVESTRGIATEVRHVEEK, from the coding sequence ATGACCGACTATTTCGAGGTTCACGGCCGCGACGGGGCGGCCCGAATCGGGGAACTCCGCCTCTCCGAGTCAGTGACCACGCCCGGACTCGCTGACGACGTGGTTTCCGACGGCGGAAGCCTCTGGTTCAAGGAGCGCGACGTGCCGGAGGGTGACGAGTCGAAACTGACCGTACTGCCACACCGCGCGTTCCCGAGCGGTACCGACGACGAAGTGATGGAGTCGTTCGCCGTGGACTACCCGGACGTGGAGTTCCCGAGCGCCGCCGTCGTCTCCCCCGAGACGGCCGAGGACTTCGGTGCTGACGCCTACATCGTCTCGGGTGCCCGTGGTTTCGTCGGCCACGGAGCGGGATTCAAGGATGCCGTCATCGAAACCCGCGACGCGATTCCCGGCGACAGCGCGCTCATGCTGTCGGGCGTCGCCACGCCGGAAAACGTCGCCACGCTGGTGTACGCCGGAGTTGACCTCGTGGATTCGGATTTGGCCGTCGTCAAGGGAACCCAAGGCAAGTATCTCACTACCGAGGGTCAACACTATCTCGACGACCTCCACGAACTGCCGTGTTCCTGCCCGGCCTGCCAGCGTCCGCTGGACGAGTTCACGCGCGAACACTGCGTCGAACACAACGTCAACGCGCTCCGGGCCGAGTTGGCCATCGTCCGCGAGCGAATCCGCGCGGGGCGACTCCGGGACTACATCGAGGGGCAGGCCCGCCACGAGCAGTGGCTCACCGCGGCGTTCCGCGAGTTCGACCAGGAGTGGAGCTACGTGGAGGAACGCACCTCAGTCATCCGCAATTCGGAACTCGCGGCCGCCACCGAGGACAGCCTGCGCCGCGTCGAGATTCAGCGCTTCGCCGACCGCGTGACGACGCGCTACCGAAATCGGTTCGACCGCCCGCTGGTGCTTCTTCCCTGCTCCGCAAAAAAGCCCTACAGCGAATCCCAGAGCCACGGTCAGTACCACGACGCCATCCAGTTCCGCGCGCACAAGGTGTCGATGACGAGTCCCATCGGCGTCGTCCCGCAGGAACTCGAACTCACGTACCCCGCACAGCACTACGATTCGGTCGTGACCGGTCGCTGGAGCGAGGACGAAAAGGAGTTCGTCGCGGAAGTCCTCCGGCGGTACTTGGAGCGAAACGAGTACCCGAGGGTCATCGCGCACGTTCCCGGTGAAGGCTACCGCGACGTCTGTGAGCGCGTCGAGGACGCGCTGGACATGGAGTTCGAGTATACCGTCGAGGACCACCCGACGACGACCGAATCGCTCGCCAACCTCGCCAGCACCCTGACCGGCGAATCGAAGTACGGCAAGCGCGACCGACAGCACAACACCGTCCGGGCGATGGCCGACTACCAGTTCGGTGACGGCGCGGGCGACGAACTGTTCTCGGAACTCAACATCCAGAGCCGCTACCCGAAACTGCGCGTGCACGACGACGACGGCGAGCAACTCGCCGCGATGGTTCCCCAGTACGGAATCCTCTCGTTCACGCTCAACGGTGCACGCCACTGGGTCGAGAGCGGCGCGCCGGTCAAGCGCGTCGAAATCGACGCCTTCGCCCCGCACGGAAGCGTCCTCGCACCCGGCGTCGTGGACGCGGACGACGACATCCGCCCCGGCGACGAAGTCGTCATCGAGGGCCCGAAGGCGTTCGCCATCGGCCGCGCCGAGATGAGCGGCCCTGAAATGGTCGAATCCACCCGTGGCATCGCCACCGAGGTTCGACACGTCGAAGAAAAGTAG
- a CDS encoding PQQ-binding-like beta-propeller repeat protein, with product MRKNSRRTFLKVASVTIGAGSLVGTGATKSAVRAADLRDASSDSENDAPADSNPDSNWTVTTSSTIYEPAAVSDEAVFAGSIDGFVYAIDRATGDERWTAQPNDQPKFTPVYADGMLYTRGNTTFSALDADSGSVVWSTTIEDGTSAEPVVRDGVVFVPSPHFDAPEKLYAFDAETGETRWTFKGDGCKYARGTPGVQFAGDELLLLDEKTLWKLDPDDASVLASYNYGKYDDFYRLATNGEMAYLSTSTDTPTDTLAIDVSDGSKRWMKSFGTDTPVHTISMDDTLYVSNAQTGDSRLFALDATTGDRRWRFDEPRGNVNMTRATVRGDAVFVGSERRVYGLDPSDGSERTHWETSASVTTTPVATEDAVYSTSHDFDGNGYVYSFERDE from the coding sequence ATGCGTAAGAACTCACGTAGAACGTTCCTGAAGGTCGCCAGTGTGACCATCGGTGCTGGTTCCCTCGTCGGAACCGGCGCGACGAAAAGCGCGGTTCGAGCCGCGGACCTGCGGGACGCATCTTCCGATTCGGAGAACGACGCTCCCGCCGATTCGAATCCCGATAGTAACTGGACGGTTACCACATCCAGTACCATCTACGAACCGGCGGCCGTCTCCGACGAGGCCGTCTTCGCAGGGTCGATCGATGGCTTCGTGTACGCGATCGACCGGGCGACGGGCGACGAGCGCTGGACTGCCCAGCCGAACGACCAGCCGAAGTTCACGCCGGTTTACGCGGACGGAATGCTCTATACGAGGGGGAACACGACCTTCTCTGCGTTGGACGCCGACTCCGGAAGCGTCGTGTGGAGTACGACCATCGAAGACGGCACCTCCGCGGAGCCGGTCGTCCGCGACGGCGTCGTGTTCGTCCCGTCACCCCACTTCGACGCTCCGGAGAAACTGTACGCGTTCGATGCGGAGACGGGCGAGACGAGATGGACGTTTAAGGGAGACGGCTGTAAGTACGCCCGTGGCACTCCTGGCGTGCAGTTCGCGGGCGACGAACTTCTCCTCCTCGACGAAAAGACGCTCTGGAAGCTCGATCCGGACGACGCGAGCGTCCTGGCATCGTACAACTATGGGAAGTACGACGACTTCTACAGGTTGGCGACGAACGGCGAAATGGCGTATCTCAGTACGAGTACCGACACCCCGACGGACACGTTGGCGATCGATGTGAGCGACGGGTCGAAACGGTGGATGAAATCGTTCGGGACCGATACCCCCGTCCACACGATCTCGATGGACGACACGCTCTACGTCTCGAACGCACAAACCGGCGACAGTCGGCTCTTCGCGCTCGACGCCACGACCGGCGACCGACGCTGGCGGTTCGACGAACCGCGCGGAAACGTCAACATGACGCGGGCAACCGTCCGGGGCGATGCCGTCTTCGTCGGATCCGAGCGACGAGTGTACGGACTCGACCCGAGCGACGGAAGCGAACGAACCCACTGGGAGACGTCTGCGAGCGTGACGACCACGCCAGTCGCCACCGAGGATGCGGTCTACTCCACCAGCCACGACTTCGACGGCAACGGCTACGTCTACTCCTTCGAACGGGACGAGTAA
- a CDS encoding GNAT family N-acetyltransferase, which translates to MGAPADLEFEDAIQQRIYHHVETSGAATIGEVRDEVRIDSPSGSKPARSGTTEPRVRIPAEEFHNSVAALVDSGLLVQSEGELHLAMDDDVEEYDETDLSYRIRQAHQSDWRGIETAIREVADEGASISAKRVAADIGDEGALLRRNDRRSRMFYVATVTGGENDGEVAGWVHLDAPELDELRHTAELTVGVRGPYREHGIGGRLLERAMNWAAETDFTKVYQSLPATNETAIELLQDYGWETEAVRPDHYLVGDEFVDEVMMARKL; encoded by the coding sequence ATGGGAGCACCTGCCGACCTCGAGTTCGAAGACGCGATTCAACAACGTATCTACCACCACGTCGAGACCAGCGGGGCGGCCACCATCGGGGAGGTTCGCGACGAGGTCCGAATCGACTCGCCGTCCGGGTCGAAACCGGCCCGCTCGGGTACGACCGAGCCACGGGTTCGAATCCCGGCGGAGGAGTTCCACAACTCCGTCGCCGCGCTCGTGGATTCCGGTCTCCTCGTCCAGAGTGAAGGGGAACTCCACCTCGCGATGGACGACGACGTCGAGGAGTACGACGAAACCGACCTCTCGTACCGAATCCGGCAAGCCCACCAGTCCGACTGGCGGGGCATCGAAACCGCGATTCGTGAGGTCGCCGACGAGGGCGCGTCGATTTCCGCCAAACGCGTCGCGGCCGACATCGGCGACGAGGGCGCGCTCCTCCGGCGCAACGACCGCCGCTCGCGCATGTTCTACGTCGCCACCGTCACCGGCGGCGAGAACGACGGCGAAGTCGCCGGATGGGTCCACTTGGACGCGCCGGAACTCGACGAACTGCGCCACACCGCCGAGTTGACCGTCGGCGTCCGCGGCCCCTACCGCGAACACGGCATCGGCGGCCGCTTGCTCGAACGCGCGATGAACTGGGCCGCGGAGACGGATTTCACCAAGGTTTACCAGAGCCTCCCCGCCACCAACGAAACCGCCATCGAACTGCTGCAGGACTACGGCTGGGAGACCGAGGCCGTCCGTCCGGACCACTACCTCGTCGGCGACGAGTTCGTTGACGAAGTCATGATGGCCCGAAAGCTCTGA
- a CDS encoding PLP-dependent aspartate aminotransferase family protein, translating into MSDESGDSPKFETMAVTHAEQPPHHERAGDVTMPIHLASTYEAGGIDPDVGLEDLDPDENQYLYSRLANPTRNALEHRLAALEGGDYGMAFASGTSAIVATITASVRPGDHVVAFDDLYGGTKTMLKELFRERLDVAVDFVDARDTDAVSDAVRDDTALIWMETPTNPLLRLCDIEAIASIAESVDATLGVDNTFLSPYFQQPLELGADVVVHSTTKYLNGHSDSIGGAVITDDADLADEIGFLQQVGMGNMLAPFDAFLTLRGLKTLPLRMRQHESNAAEIAAYLDEHDAVSTVYYPGLESHPQYELAQHQMDGGGGVLSFEIDGGLETVERFVAELEEFPLAVSLGGVESLIEHPASMTHAPLTPEEREEIGISDSLLRVSVGVEHPKDLIADLESAFEALESR; encoded by the coding sequence ATGTCCGACGAATCCGGAGACTCCCCGAAATTCGAAACGATGGCGGTGACGCACGCGGAACAACCGCCCCACCACGAACGAGCAGGCGACGTGACGATGCCGATTCACCTCGCATCGACGTACGAGGCGGGCGGTATCGACCCGGACGTGGGTCTCGAGGATTTGGATCCCGACGAGAACCAGTATCTCTACTCGCGTCTCGCCAACCCGACCCGCAATGCGCTGGAACACCGACTTGCGGCGCTCGAAGGCGGCGACTACGGGATGGCCTTCGCCTCCGGAACCTCCGCAATCGTCGCCACCATCACGGCGTCGGTTCGGCCCGGCGACCACGTCGTCGCGTTCGACGACCTGTACGGCGGCACCAAGACGATGCTCAAGGAGTTGTTCCGCGAGCGCCTCGACGTGGCCGTGGATTTCGTGGACGCCCGGGACACCGACGCCGTCTCCGACGCCGTCCGGGACGATACCGCTCTCATCTGGATGGAGACGCCGACGAACCCCCTGCTCCGACTCTGTGACATCGAAGCCATCGCCTCCATCGCCGAGTCCGTCGATGCGACCCTCGGCGTGGACAACACCTTCCTCTCGCCGTACTTCCAGCAGCCACTGGAACTCGGCGCCGATGTGGTCGTCCACAGCACGACCAAGTACCTGAACGGCCACAGCGACTCCATCGGCGGTGCCGTCATCACGGACGACGCCGACCTCGCCGACGAAATCGGCTTCCTCCAGCAGGTCGGCATGGGCAACATGCTCGCGCCGTTCGACGCCTTCCTCACCCTCCGCGGGTTGAAGACGCTCCCGCTCCGGATGCGTCAGCACGAGTCCAACGCCGCCGAAATCGCCGCGTACCTCGACGAACACGACGCGGTCTCGACGGTGTACTACCCCGGACTCGAATCCCACCCGCAGTACGAACTCGCCCAGCATCAGATGGACGGCGGCGGTGGCGTCCTCTCGTTCGAAATCGACGGCGGCCTCGAAACCGTGGAGCGCTTCGTCGCCGAACTGGAGGAGTTCCCGCTGGCCGTCAGTCTGGGCGGCGTCGAATCGCTCATCGAGCACCCGGCCAGCATGACCCACGCGCCGCTGACGCCGGAGGAACGTGAGGAAATCGGCATCTCGGATTCGTTGTTGCGCGTGTCCGTCGGCGTGGAACACCCGAAGGACCTCATCGCCGACCTGGAGTCGGCCTTCGAAGCGCTAGAATCGCGTTAG
- a CDS encoding archaeosine biosynthesis radical SAM protein RaSEA: MSTPTPESYERGKGMDAHNSVMRDIRSRKEKHYDPHEPTRVWLDEDNTPDGVYQSLTIILNTGGCRWARAGGCTMCGYVAESVEGGSVPHDALMDQIGVCLEHEREGTDEKSGLIKIYTSGSFLDEREVDAETRKAIAETFSDRDRIVVESLPDFVTPEKLRDFREEGLETDVAIGLETANDRVRHDCVNKYFDFDDFIQASENAASVGAGIKAYLLMKPPFLSEPEAVQDMKESIRKCAEYAHTVSMNPTNVQRYTMVDELYFRNGYRPPWLWSVCDVLEDTADAPAIVVSDPVGHGSDRGAHNCGECDDLVQKAIKDFDLRQDPSVFEEVTCECEHTWDAVMERETSYSLPLAR; encoded by the coding sequence ATGAGTACGCCGACGCCCGAGAGCTACGAGCGGGGCAAGGGCATGGACGCCCACAACTCCGTGATGCGCGATATTCGCTCCCGGAAGGAGAAGCACTACGACCCACACGAACCGACGCGGGTGTGGTTGGACGAGGACAACACGCCCGACGGCGTGTACCAGAGTTTGACCATCATCCTCAACACCGGCGGTTGTCGCTGGGCGCGCGCCGGTGGCTGTACGATGTGCGGGTACGTCGCCGAATCCGTCGAGGGGGGCAGCGTCCCCCACGACGCGCTGATGGATCAGATCGGTGTCTGTCTCGAACACGAACGCGAGGGCACAGACGAAAAGAGCGGCCTCATCAAAATCTACACCTCGGGGTCGTTCTTGGACGAGCGCGAAGTCGACGCGGAGACGCGGAAGGCCATCGCCGAGACGTTTTCCGACCGCGACCGGATCGTCGTGGAGAGCCTGCCGGACTTCGTCACCCCCGAGAAGCTACGGGACTTCCGCGAGGAGGGACTGGAGACCGACGTGGCCATCGGGTTGGAGACGGCGAACGACCGCGTTCGCCACGATTGTGTGAACAAGTACTTCGACTTCGACGATTTCATCCAGGCCAGCGAGAACGCCGCATCGGTCGGTGCGGGTATCAAAGCATACCTGCTGATGAAGCCGCCGTTTCTCTCGGAACCGGAAGCCGTCCAAGACATGAAGGAGTCCATCCGGAAGTGCGCCGAGTACGCCCACACCGTCTCGATGAACCCGACGAACGTCCAACGGTACACGATGGTCGACGAACTGTACTTCCGGAACGGCTACCGTCCGCCGTGGCTCTGGAGCGTCTGTGACGTGCTGGAGGACACCGCCGACGCCCCGGCAATCGTCGTTTCCGATCCCGTCGGGCACGGCAGCGACCGTGGCGCACACAACTGCGGCGAGTGCGACGACCTCGTCCAGAAGGCCATCAAGGACTTCGACCTGCGCCAGGACCCCTCCGTGTTCGAGGAAGTGACCTGCGAGTGTGAGCACACGTGGGACGCGGTCATGGAGCGGGAAACGAGTTATAGCCTCCCGCTGGCCCGGTAG